ATTTCGGTGGGATTCAACGCAGCTGCAAGGTTAGCTACCCGTTTTAATTTGTCTCTTCAAATTTGAACCATAAAATCCAAACAAACACGAGAAATTCAACTAAAACTTTCctcaaaatcaataaaaatttcCTCTCATCTGcatgtggacgtagctaacacattgttagtgaaccacgttaaacttttgtgttctttatttacgttatttaatctttTTTGCTTCCGTTATAACATGAACCATAAATCCAAAGAAACACGAGAAATTCAACTAAAACtttcctcaagatcaataaaactacTTTCCTCTCCTCTGCGTGTAtaggacgtagctaacacattgttagtgaatcACGATAAACCTCTGTGTTCTTTATttacgttatttaatctttTTTTGTTTCTGTTATAACATGAACCATAAATCCAAAGAAACACGAGAAATTCAATGAtaaaatttgttttttgtttttgttttaatgTAAATTGTATTTGACAGTGTAAGAGTGAGCAATGAGCTAGGAGCAAAGCACCCAAAGTCTGCATCATTTTCTGTTGTAGCAGTGACCACCATTTCCTTCTTGATCGCGCTATTCTTTGCAATCCTTGTGCTCATTTTCCGGTATGAGCTTAGTTATATCTTCACTGGTGGTGTTGAAGTTTCTGAAGCTGTTGCTGATCTCTCCCCGTTCCTTGCCATTTCTATCCTTCTTAACGGAGTCCAACCTGTTTTATCGGGTAATGTTAACTGTTCggtattattttttgtttccagttttCTATTTTCTTAACCAAAATATGAAACGACAAAAAAGTAGTTTCCAGTTTTTCATTTTGGAACTTATAATTTGATGCTTGTGTTAGGCGTCTAGTAATATGCAAATGtgattcacaaattcttatttacaatgggtgtataataaatattgtacaccggagtaaaagttaactcaataTGCTTAACAACGGTTGGTTAAGATAGTAATGAGAGTTATCATTTACACTTTAGGTCATGTGTTCAAAGTTCAAACGTCactgtattgatttttggttgtctatAACATGACATAACACTTGGTGAGTTGATGTTGTGGCGTAAAGGGGAGAATATTACGTGGCACATATATGTTTTTCACAAtgctttttaatatattagtatatatATGTAAACATTTCGATTTTTTAGTGatcaaaattttcattttaataaaaattatttcttcaaaatcacgaataatgtataaatttaaTCATGTAAGATGTTTatataacaatttttttttataatataaaagttaatcaaaacatattaaaaattacaaaaattaggtaaaagttacaaaaaaaaattgggtaaaagttacTCTGGTGTACATACAAGACATTTTGAATGTAATGTACTAAAGCTTATTGTGATAATTTGCAGGGGTGGCGGTTGGATGTGGATGGCAATCCTTTGTTGCTTATGTAAATGTCGCATGTTATTATGTGGTCGGAATCCCTGTTGGAGTTCTGCTCGGATTTTACTTTAATCTTGGTGTTAAGGTAAATCCTTTAGTAATTTCTTTTATGCTACATTCATTGAGTTATTGTTAGTTATATTCACTTACTTAAACTCCATATTTGGCATTTAAGTTAATCGTCCATACAAAATTTTGACATAATCTCGTTGTAGGGAATATGGGGCGGTATGATTGGAGGAACTGTGATACAAACTCTTATCCTACTATGGGTCACATACCGAACAGATTGGCAAAAAGAGGTAGTGTTTAATTTGCTTCTAATGCTTagaccctgttctttttggtttATTTCCAGTTCAGTTCAGTAAAGTAATTACAGAAGCACGGAGCATCATAATCTTAAGGCATTCAATGAACGATAAGTTGATAAGTAACTTGTCGATAAGATAATTACAGAAGTGTAAGGATCGGACAACTGAGATGTTAACTTCTAAAATTACGCCATAAGATATTTCGTATGAAATGTGTTTGGAGCTTAATTAGGTTAAATCACTGAGCTAGGACAGTGATGTGCTTGGATTTTGTCATAATTTGTCAAGGAATTAGTTGATGAGCCATTTCAATCTCTCTAATAGTACTTCCACTATAAAATAAAGATGAATGTGAGTTGAAAATTATGTAAAATCACAACTTTAATAAGAAAACTGATCGTGAAAGGTTAagtgcataatttatcattaacACGTTAAGTGGGATTTTTCCCGGCCCAGGAAAACAACCTTACTACGGAGTACGGCTAtgtgttcttttttttaaaaaaatttaggacctttcagttcaattcagtaaAATTCAgctcaaaagaacagggcctactTCTGATTAGTAGTTGTACTAAAAATCATAACtagttgtaacttgtaagatTGTTTGGTTCTCTACATGGCaatgtgtgtgttgtgttcctCTTTCGTACTTTCTTGTCTTATTGGATTTATTACTGGTTTAAAACTTTAAGTTACATACACTATCAGCATGACAATTACTTTGTAAGTGGTTTTATATGTGGTCAATCTCTTCTCTGGTATGGACTTGTGTATGGCCCCGTGAGTTTATCAGGAACTGCTTCAATTTATACTCCGTATGAACAATAGAGTTTGAAACAAAGTATTTGTTTTGTTAGTTGATCATATCCTAGTCGAGAAAGTACATTGTAGTTAAAATGTTCTGAAGATAGTTAAGAGTTTTGATGACATTGAATGTTCAATTTGCAGGTTGAGAAAGCTGCTAAACGACTCGATACATGGGAAGCCGTGAAAGAGCCGTTGATAAACCGGATTAGTTGATAAACAAATCATATGATAGCACAAGAAAAAATGGATGGAAATGCAGTATTTTTCATCTATAGATAGACAGATTCAACACAAACATGAAAGTAAAGATTTGGCGCGGTTTTTGTTCTTCGTGGAAGTTGTTTCCATGTTATTATGCGCCTGTATTCAAGAGAAACTTACAACAAAGTTTTGATGTTGTGTGGATTAAACCAGTTTTAGTTTGGTTGTAAAGGTAACTTATTCATTGAGAAGTTAGTTCACCACACTATTGAGAGTAACTGAAAATGATATTACAATCGAAGAAAGATATCTCAAGATTTTCCGGCTGAAATTTTTATGTCATTTGGTTTTatccaagttttttttttttaattttttttttttgtgttagcaTCCGGTTCAcctttagggctaatccggattcggggcgagttctggtgGGTAGATTTCATTtccccctcccaattgttgttgcgaggTTCGAACACggggtcctccctaccaagttcggcctcaatcaccactgaaccaagtTACGTAGTACTAACTATTTACGTTTCATATAACTTGTGAATTTCTAACTCGTTTGATGTTATCTGAGTTTCTACTTATTTACGTTTCATGTAACTTCTGAATTTCTTACTCCTCGTTTGATGTTATCTGAGTGATTACTAACAATTTACGTTTCATATAACTTGTGAATTTCTAACTCCTCGTTTGATGTTATATGAGTTACTAACCATTTACGTTTCATATAACTTGTGAATTTCTAACTCATCGTTTGATATTAACTGAGTTACTAACTATTTATGTTTCATATAACTTGCGAAAAACTTGAATTGGAGGTTGTTTGTTACTTGTTGCGTGACTAGTTGGACGTAAAGATGGCCGTGGGCCGGCCGAGGCCCGACCCGACACGAAAAAACCCCGACCTGGCACGAGCACGATAAAAGCACGTCCCGACACGAGCAAGAAGTCGTGGGCCTGGGCCTGGGccgatttttttggaaaaaacacgACAAGGCACGACACGAAAAAACACgctaattttagtaaaattagaCTTAGGCACGACGGCCCGATAACCCGTGGGCTTTTCCGGGCCTGGGCCTTGTTTTGAACTTTCCGGCTCGGCTTGGCCAAGCACGAAAGATTGGGCCTGCCTTGGACCCAGCTCGTGTAGGCCCACGGCCGTGGGCTTAGCCCAAAGCCCGCCCCGGCccgcccacaaccatctttagttGGACGTGTCACAATAAGCATAAACAGCATGCATGGTGCCATGAGTCACAAACAAGAGAAAacatgataatattttccaatgaAATCAGATGACAACCATCTCAATTCTTAGAAAATATATAGAAGAACCCTAGCTTAGCCCTAAAAAGAATTCAATGTACATTAAAATCAGGTTCAAATTCCACAAAGAAGAGGCAAAATCCAGCAAATATACCCCTAAAGCCAAATCAGTTGACATGATTTGAACCACTATTAAACTCCATTAAAACTGAAATTTGATCGATGATAGAAACCAATTAAACAAACGAAAATCAAATTATTGTCGAATAATATCGATCAACAACTTTTTGAGAAACATAGCGAATTTCACCTGAACAAAACTCCAATGCTAGGGATTTGTCAAGCTTGGAGAGATTATGAAgcgaaaattaaattaatacgAGAGAAGATCAAGAAAAATCGAACAGATTTGAGATGAAATATggggttttaaaataaaataaaataaaacgtatgTTTAAACTCCATAAGATTTCCCTTTAATTATTAAACTCAAATACGTGGAACAAATTACAAAATGAATTAAACCCACTgaatatctatctatctatctatctatctatctatctgcTACCAGCGTTGCAAGTACATGTGAAATTGTGATTCAAAATAATCACCCATATTATGTATATCAAACAGCGTATCTGGCAATACACGAACCATGGGACCGATGACTTCAACCGCACGACCGTCAGATATCATATAATCCTCCAAAACAGGAAAATCATCAAAAGGGTGATAACGATATGTGTGTTTAGTCAACTCACCATAGTTGCCTACAAACTTGCATAACCCTTTTGCACAATCTCGAGTCTTGGAATTCATGTAATTTTTAACATCCTCTTCGACATCCTTCACCTCTAAGACATCTCCCCTGCATAGAGGACATCTTAAATTAATGTTGAGTTTCAGAAATTGACGAAGGCAATTGCAATCCCGGTGGACTTGATTGCAGATATAAGGTCTGCAACCGTTAGCATGGGAAGTACATATAATAAGAGATGCATTATGAGGATGTTCTAAGCATATTGTGCACAATGCACTATCCCATTCTTTTTCGAGAAGCTTCTTTTCCTCCATCGATATCTCAAACATGGATCTACTTCTTTTCTTACCACCCATATCTACTTAACCAACTGATCGGATCGATTAACAAAAATCTATCTCTCAACTTGTTGGtgttagattatgaaaataatctACTTATTATGTGAATATTTCAAGTAGTAGAATACGTATATATAGCATAGCTCAGCAAATTATTGTGTATAATTAGCTCCTAACAGTTGGTTTATATATACAACAATTATTCAAATAAACCAACTTCAACTCGGTGTTGGATCTTACTTTCCTAAACCTACGTTTTAACAATTTTACTTTCCTAAACCTAATACTAGCTAGCTCCGTGTTGGGTATGTACTATGTAGTTTATTGTTAATCAAACTCCTACTCTGAAAGTCTTGTTAATCATTACATCATATGTCCTAGTTATACtaggaaaggaaaaaaaaaagcaacGAAACACGGCTAGCTAGActtgtcaaaaatcgacccgacccgattaGTTATACTaggtcttgaacaagattttgttaTCTGTAACCCGATTTTGGTCTTAAACAAGATTTTGTTATTCGTAAcacgattttatccgaacccgaacaacccgaaaaataatgggtcaaaacccgactgAATCCGTTTTGACGACCgtttgaaaatcattgtatgtatagtaataaatgagattatgagaaaatttaatcataataaacacgtttttctattgttgtgtgtaatacgattttaatttgaattatacgccattttatggttgaatttgactaaatataaacttgtatagaaaaatttgttaatttgtgcccgatcggactttttaaaaaaatgcagGCTTTGGGCAACGTAAAACAACAATTTAAGTTATAAATTTGGTTCGGCCCGAAAACCCGCTATTTTTGGCCCTGCCCAACATAATGGACATATTTTTATGCCTTTGGCCCGgcccgccttttgatcaggtctaggaAAAACCTACCAGCTCCTGCATGTGGGAGGGCAGAATCCTCGGATATCGCATAACTACTGGTGCTGGCAGTGGCAGTATGAAGGTCGCCTGCGGGTGAACGGGTCACACGATCCCAAATCATGCACGTAATTATGTCCCAACAGCTGGGACTCGTATTTCCTGTTCAGGAATTACAATTTTCCTGTCACCCTCATCTGAATaagattaaataaataaatcctaTTTACATTAATGTAATTAATGTAAATAAATCCTATATCAAACCCTCCAAAAGAGTTATAAAATGAGATTGTACAGAGACACGATGCATCACTATGACCTAGTTGATCTAGATTCTAGGATTTACTGGTCAGAAATTCACCTGGTTTAATAAGAGAAAGTCTGCCCCAATCTTTGAGAGATTGGACAGGAATGTGGGGTTCTTCTTCCTGGATAATGCAATTCCCAAATGCAATTGTGAAAAACCTACCTAGAATGAGCTCAGATCATAATCTTGATGCTAAGTTCACTCAAGCAGGAGAAAAACCCTTTAAATTTGAAACTATGTGGCTGTCTAATCCCTCTTTTGACTCCCTAATTGAAAATAATTGCCCAACAAATGATGACCCTCTCCAAAATAAACTCAGTTGTATTTCTGATACAATTACCACCTGGTCTAGGGATGTGTTTGGGTCCTTAAGAACGAAAAAGAATATGATTCTAACTAGAATAAAAGGTGCCCAAGTAGCATTTGAGAGAGATCCAAACAGCACCTTTCTGTTTGACTTAGAGGTCAGTCTTCATTCTGAGCTGGAAAAATTTTTAGAGCAGGAAGAACTTTTCTGGGCAACTACGGCTAGAAGTTATTGGTTACTGCAGTCTGCAAGGGGATAGAAACACTCACTTTTTTCATATGTCCACCATCATTAGAAGAAAAGGGAATAGGATAATCAACCGTAAAACTAATGTGGGCCTTGAGTTAGAAAATCCAGCTGACACTGAATCCACATTGTGAATTACTTCTCCCTTTTGTCTTCTGAAAATCTTTCCATTAGTATGCAAGCTTCCTCTCTCAACACTCTCTACAGGTTAGAAAATAACATTCCAAACTGGTTAGAAATCCAAAGAACCCTCTCTACAGGTGCCAACAAATCCCCTGGTTTCCATGTTATTTTCTACCACAAATTCTAGGAGGTAATTAAGGAGGACTGCTTCTCTTTAGTCAAGAACATTTTCAGTACAAAATCTGCTCCTTCATGGCTCAATACATCTGTTATCTGTCTGATTCCAAAATCCCTAATCCaaggaaaataataaatttcagaCCAATCAGCCTGGTCAACACTCAACACTTCCTACAAGCTAGTGTCCAAAATCCGTGTTGTTAGGATCAGACCCTTCTTACGAGACATCCCTGGAAGAGGGACTGATGTAAACTACATCATTGCTACTGAAATTATGCACTCCATGGGAAAGAAAAGGGGTAGGAAAGGCATCTTTGCCTTGAAGCTGGACTTAGAAAAAGCGTATGATAGATTGGAGTGGCCTTTCATTGAGCATTGTTTAAATGTCTTCAACTTCAATGAGGACTCTATCAAGCTCATCAGGAGTTGTATCTGTTTTGTCTCTTCAGTGTGTATCAATGGCAAGCTTAGTCACCCTACATTTTCATTATGTGCATGGAGTACTTATCAAGGAAAATTCATCAAACTTCTGAACAAAACTCTTTGGATCCTTTTAGATTTAGGGGAGGCACTTCAAAATTTTCTCATCTTTTTTTTGTAGATGATCTGATCCTATTTGGGGAAAGCAAATCAGAAAACTCTTTCCAGTGTACTAGACACTCTAAACTCTTTCTTCAATCAATCAGGTCACAAAATGAATGAAGATAAAAGCCCAATCATCTTCTCTCCTAATACAAACTAAAGCATAATGGATGTTTTTGAGCAGGCTTTGCAGGTGAAAACTTCGAAAGATCTAGGAACCTATCTAGGTTTCCCTCTCTGTCAGAAAACATTCTAGGGCTAAACTTAGCTTCATTCTAGATGAGCTTAATGCAAAACTTACTTCTTGGAAAGCTAGAACCCTGTCCAAGGCAGGGAAGATGGTGCTCATCCAGTCCACTGCAAGTCATTCCTAGATGCTACCTGAACTTGATAGGTTTAGCAAGACTCTGTTGGAAGCTAGACAACAGAGTCGAGATCATGTTTTAGAAATACTACAAGAGTAAGATCAAACCAAAAACTTTTAAGACTGGTTCTGGATAGACACTGCGTGGTCTGGGAAGTGGGGAATGGTGACATGATCAAGGTGTGGCAGAGAAATGGCTAGGAAACGACTCTCTAAGGGTTCACTTTATAAGTTTATAGGATCTCTGATGGAGAAGTACCAACTCT
This Spinacia oleracea cultivar Varoflay chromosome 6, BTI_SOV_V1, whole genome shotgun sequence DNA region includes the following protein-coding sequences:
- the LOC110776225 gene encoding uncharacterized protein gives rise to the protein MGGKKRSRSMFEISMEEKKLLEKEWDSALCTICLEHPHNASLIICTSHANGCRPYICNQVHRDCNCLRQFLKLNINLRCPLCRGDVLEVKDVEEDVKNYMNSKTRDCAKGLCKFVGNYGELTKHTYRYHPFDDFPVLEDYMISDGRAVEVIGPMVRVLPDTLFDIHNMGDYFESQFHMYLQRW